The following are encoded together in the Flavobacterium haoranii genome:
- a CDS encoding cbb3-type cytochrome c oxidase subunit I yields the protein MGFLSLRPLHVSSVYLSIITAGLGFLTLIIAKRKTTLFGTLLQYLHFSLWIIALFGIFYSYLTGDFGGREYWEFNPFWALPILISFIVYLIYYLHQMGFKEKWPVYYWMWLTGILFFIFTFIENYLWIFSYFRSHFITDMTIQWKANGALVGAVNQIIYGIAFYLMEKISKDTKTSFHKLSFAMYFLGLFNLIFNWGHHIYLLPTEKVIHYIAYAVSMTEWIIFIKIFYNWNNQLKENTTYYNFFPYRFLMAADYWVMLNLGLALLISIPAINLYTHGTHITVAHAMGTTIGINTMIILAACFYFIKPSFISNKVLNFNSLIFWIVQYTLLFFLISLVAMGIKKALWQAGLDDNTFSEMMNENSFWTTLFILFGTILMFTLGYFVIYLFIKSWKKINS from the coding sequence ATGGGATTTTTATCACTTCGTCCGCTTCATGTAAGCAGCGTTTATTTAAGTATTATTACTGCTGGTCTTGGTTTTCTAACTTTGATTATTGCGAAGAGGAAGACTACTCTATTTGGGACACTTTTACAATATCTTCATTTTTCACTTTGGATAATTGCTTTATTTGGTATTTTTTATAGTTATTTAACAGGTGATTTCGGAGGAAGAGAATATTGGGAATTTAACCCATTTTGGGCATTACCTATTCTCATTTCATTTATTGTATATCTTATTTATTATTTACACCAAATGGGATTTAAAGAAAAATGGCCAGTATATTATTGGATGTGGCTCACAGGAATTCTCTTTTTCATCTTTACTTTCATTGAAAATTATTTATGGATTTTCTCATACTTTCGTTCTCATTTTATAACAGATATGACCATTCAATGGAAAGCAAACGGTGCTTTGGTAGGAGCTGTTAATCAAATTATATATGGTATTGCTTTTTACTTAATGGAAAAAATTAGCAAAGACACTAAAACGTCTTTCCATAAACTATCATTTGCGATGTATTTTTTAGGTTTATTTAATCTAATATTCAATTGGGGACATCATATTTATTTACTTCCAACAGAAAAAGTAATTCATTATATAGCTTATGCAGTGAGCATGACTGAATGGATAATATTCATCAAAATATTTTACAATTGGAATAATCAACTTAAAGAAAATACAACGTATTATAATTTTTTCCCGTATCGCTTTTTAATGGCAGCAGATTATTGGGTTATGCTAAATTTAGGATTGGCTTTATTAATATCTATTCCTGCTATAAATTTATATACACACGGAACACATATTACTGTTGCTCACGCAATGGGAACCACAATTGGAATTAACACTATGATAATTTTAGCAGCTTGTTTCTATTTTATAAAGCCATCTTTTATTTCCAATAAAGTTTTAAATTTTAATTCTTTAATATTCTGGATAGTACAATATACATTATTATTCTTTTTAATTTCTTTAGTAGCTATGGGAATAAAAAAAGCATTATGGCAAGCTGGATTAGATGATAATACTTTTTCAGAAATGATGAATGAGAACAGTTTTTGGACAACATTGTTTATTCTATT
- a CDS encoding c-type cytochrome, with protein sequence MKQLLKNKLSSILNIFNYPKYVFIGLILSFILYSLSIYLLPLFSNNHTNNQDIELSNKGRLVWQQNNCHTCHQLYGLGGYLGPDLTNVFSRTGKNESYIKGIITSGVKQMPAFNLNEKEMKALISFLKNIDTSGTADVKKYSPEITGTFNLETK encoded by the coding sequence TTAAATATTTTTAACTATCCTAAATATGTCTTTATAGGCTTAATCCTAAGTTTCATCTTATATAGTCTATCAATTTATTTATTGCCTTTATTTTCTAACAATCATACGAATAATCAAGATATTGAACTAAGTAATAAAGGTCGATTAGTTTGGCAACAAAACAATTGTCATACTTGTCATCAATTATATGGTTTAGGTGGATATTTAGGCCCCGATTTAACTAATGTGTTTTCTAGGACAGGTAAAAATGAATCATACATAAAAGGCATAATAACATCTGGTGTTAAACAAATGCCCGCTTTTAATTTAAATGAAAAAGAAATGAAAGCACTAATCTCTTTTCTAAAAAACATAGATACTTCTGGAACGGCTGATGTTAAAAAATATTCTCCTGAAATTACTGGAACTTTTAATTTAGAAACAAAATGA